A single window of Anaerocolumna chitinilytica DNA harbors:
- a CDS encoding immunoglobulin-like domain-containing protein, with amino-acid sequence MIRKRKRRITAILLMVSMLFSLIDPSMAAGAAEEGIVQLLNVNEGSDGNTATLATAPDGQTAWSLNTGTSKAGGPWDNLFTPSVAPKKDLSSYKDGYFVFEMYIPNENFKKMTGNNWLVIVSDSNPSGDKFNTDSRLQLDLSGVTNAAVGTWATVYVKLSSASTVAGNFNDAWLDQVTRLAMHLQWDTSVPPTGVFIKNPRLQKSILGTPASPSVVPSFDIATKTATANAPATGQSVEFAISEDGTVPASGWAEGIIKGGSYSYTFDQLPLSDTFYVFTRATASLDYPFTGASSRITVTTIGDQALVDAASESLTWDTIKGANTSKDDVKSQLSLLTAIGTTNVSWSSNNQAAINNSGTVDRLFDRENEKQVTLTATVTKGSASATKDIIVMVKAAPAAEDACTAEYFPNSNEGTVTAAPDGNIALKLGAGRIGAGAERIWDTRFISSSGNQDLISYANQYFVFDMYVTHADLLNLSGNNWLAMAVGGNNIDTNSRLNLNVSDIRNAKANEWITVYAQLSTSNSSNNFNPANLDTTEAGRLQMQWASNPQGDIYIKNPRFQSSNVSVRPVPAIASTNGTGIIVSAAAPSNGQAVEFAVNTTGSAPAESDWVTGALKEGIYTALLTKTGTDEYYIFARAAKNVQYPFVGTHTRVKVVYLNDSQSVADAAAKLTWDSIRGMNTLQTEVRTDLNLPTAGANDTVIKWSVAAEAEGIISPATGKVTRDPAEDKDVTLTATISKGTAAPVKVNFNLTIAAKTNEQAAVFIDFNDPATYEKTEKIGSGFGDGGDPLGPYPGLQGNGIGISLVGDSNTQVTENTPAQGGGVKGMKIGNYMYVIVDDSNLKRTNKVELEVTYWRPSATNGISLQYNTIYAGNISGLEAYRSASIPATGSGSNWVTSKTTLSGANFAIGAQNQGAHIRFSTADAIIRSIRITEISPTNEEAVQLASDSLTWDAIKGTNAKQNLVETDLTLAKTGWYRTNINWTSTDDTVIDSDTGKVTRKELNANVTLKAIISKGSVQPAEKTFNIVVRGTGTGTDENAVDTTLSKLTWDSIKGVNASEANGGMSNVTTNLVLPSVGENMTDISWDTSDATLVTATGIIPTSRPDNGGVVKLTATVKRGPLANPVVKTKTFTLTIPDRYDYAKHIRKAIDYKNSKDGAISDFNVLAFGAKTEAMAEAEGLSDFCNREAFQAAIDAAYSDGGGVVYIPAGTYAFRTEIASTISVQNANGNKTYEYKQVLNLRAGVQLRGEWDNPDAADYDGKIDGTILAVYAGKNSPNYDTYVDSDAREAQTGGKKVANVSDRFIAMEQGTGVTNLSVWYPEQDITAKTRVEKRGEDGQKTGEYEIINGIPYPWTFFQREGNSATLDNVTLVNAWGGFISLPSEMHYVLNSNMTALYKGIVVHTCTDIGRIENVNINPKYWADSGLPGAPKPADAKAYTRLNAVGFMMHRSDWEYVSGLHVSGYKMGMWIGREPGGDEAPNAQFYGLKTEDCGTGIYVDNVNNFGLLFSNSQFAGDKAVEVGERFNASIQFNGVQFAGPIVSNARGGVISFEDCTFDKGGSSYALNFLNKGTALVTQSNFIQQNKHVKLAEGFGTFKSVNSGYNLNINTDNLAAHLDSLPLDIDRGGTNTVVQIVNDPGYLFDPIPKDVKTDIDLHPKAATDVVLRLDFPRSLTGNVPTADISARLQDALNYVKENYGGGTVYLPGGRYRLNNPVIIPEGVELRGTWDVQHHTQGGGTAIFTSYTGGSQGKDGASLIQLNANAGIRGLSIAQLNLNVSSTPTEIPFLVQGQGTGVYVINLTIPIGDKGIDLASYKTDRHYVDYLGGTLLRAGIWVGGGAVGGFIRNMQFNPHYALRRPAGQGYPEPSGDLYAYVQGNCSALKFADVEDETIFNNFVYGSVYGIHFLKRDLGNGQYAYPGKITMIGHGSDGCTYALYVEDADEKTKIMAINSELVNTNISTQPDRAYVRMGDAAGTAKIDANSELVLYNSAFWGSPTTAGALVNKGIVRFQQANFTQLPGNNPGIDVYGGKAYVFSSYFQPTKNGQNNNVYAMLRDEGTSIELSNNYYSSSLMTKAPDSNPYGIYGADLMAAPFVFNFNKTDVGYKLEFKYNVVGKKSAPGKMTISSPSKYAGIFSPIAFDALATGQSVTVDLPKYVAGLITFEIRLDNGMAYTYTTKIDEAYAEKVSSNDGNNPAKNSSTPAFVMDTKDYVTMGTVDGPQDLSAEARYAWDDQNLYAYITVSDDVHNNSQTGGDIWKEDCLQFGVDLTNPATNSNTRNELGFALNNAGKTVVYAWARPTGNSAPTAPITDIKAKITRDEKAKTTTYDLTIPFNTVMKEPSAAIGKGRIGVSIMLNESDSPAESDGGRSTFEVESGQLKNSTLFTNLYLMKKGEYSEIIETAARAAVKKALETKTSADIAVARNYVSIMTEGQAKNELAALLGPVDSTPPTTPPTTPTTTPIPAPIPVITYNEDLSTVSTEVTATGETARVDAATIAALCSNAVQKKAKVIELNVNAPDGVKEVKVEFNRDAFKQLASSSKAGVKIDAKIASVAFDDKAVDSISSAATSGDIIVAVKEVDKSTLTAAARSKIGNHPVYNFTVTAGNKIISAFGSGKAECRIPYTLKSGENKNSIVVYYIDNSGKLITVNGKYDEATGTVKFTVKHFSNYAIAYNKVNINDIDSNNSYYNAAEYLSARGVMNVTNGKFSPGKKLSKADFVMVVMKAYGIIPDTKITNNFSDAGNKYYSSYLATARRLGFIKGSSNNTFQPEAVITKKEMLVIINRVLKYQGEAAIGNPEILSAHGKKLNDKSSITRGDAAKLLYGLLTK; translated from the coding sequence ATGATACGGAAAAGAAAAAGACGGATAACTGCAATCTTACTTATGGTATCAATGCTTTTTTCCTTGATTGATCCAAGTATGGCAGCCGGTGCAGCAGAGGAAGGGATTGTACAGCTTTTAAATGTAAATGAGGGTTCAGACGGAAACACAGCGACATTAGCCACTGCACCGGACGGACAAACAGCGTGGAGTTTAAACACCGGTACATCAAAAGCCGGAGGGCCTTGGGATAATCTCTTCACGCCCAGTGTGGCACCCAAAAAAGATTTATCATCCTATAAAGATGGTTATTTTGTTTTCGAGATGTATATTCCTAATGAAAATTTTAAAAAAATGACAGGGAATAACTGGTTGGTAATTGTGAGTGACAGCAACCCCTCCGGTGATAAATTCAATACAGATTCACGTCTCCAGCTTGATTTAAGCGGAGTCACGAATGCAGCAGTAGGTACATGGGCAACGGTCTATGTGAAACTGTCCTCTGCCAGTACTGTAGCTGGTAATTTTAATGATGCCTGGCTTGATCAGGTGACCAGACTTGCAATGCACCTGCAATGGGATACCTCAGTTCCGCCGACTGGTGTTTTTATTAAAAATCCGCGTTTACAGAAAAGTATTCTAGGTACTCCAGCTTCACCGTCAGTGGTTCCTTCATTTGATATAGCGACGAAAACAGCGACAGCGAATGCTCCGGCTACCGGACAAAGTGTGGAATTTGCAATAAGCGAAGATGGAACTGTTCCTGCTTCTGGCTGGGCTGAAGGAATTATTAAAGGTGGCAGTTATAGCTATACGTTTGACCAGTTGCCTTTGTCAGATACCTTTTATGTCTTTACCCGGGCGACGGCAAGTCTAGACTATCCATTTACAGGTGCGTCTTCGAGAATTACTGTTACAACAATTGGTGATCAGGCACTGGTTGATGCAGCATCGGAGTCTTTGACATGGGATACAATAAAAGGTGCCAATACTTCTAAGGATGATGTAAAATCACAGCTTTCTCTTCTGACAGCTATAGGTACAACAAATGTATCATGGTCTTCGAACAACCAGGCAGCCATAAACAATTCAGGAACTGTAGACCGTTTATTTGACAGGGAAAATGAAAAACAAGTAACCCTTACGGCAACAGTTACCAAGGGCAGTGCAAGTGCGACAAAAGATATTATTGTGATGGTGAAAGCTGCTCCGGCAGCTGAAGACGCCTGTACAGCGGAATATTTCCCGAATTCAAATGAGGGAACAGTCACAGCCGCACCAGACGGAAACATCGCATTGAAGCTGGGTGCGGGAAGAATAGGTGCTGGCGCTGAACGCATTTGGGACACCCGCTTTATCAGCAGCAGCGGCAATCAGGATTTGATTTCTTACGCTAATCAATATTTTGTCTTCGATATGTATGTTACACATGCTGATCTATTAAATTTGAGCGGCAACAATTGGCTTGCAATGGCTGTAGGCGGTAACAACATTGACACCAATTCCCGGCTTAACCTTAATGTCAGTGACATCAGAAATGCAAAAGCCAACGAATGGATAACTGTTTATGCCCAGTTATCAACATCAAATTCTTCGAATAACTTCAATCCTGCTAATTTGGATACGACAGAGGCAGGAAGACTGCAAATGCAGTGGGCTTCCAATCCACAGGGGGATATTTATATAAAGAACCCTCGTTTTCAGAGCAGTAATGTTTCGGTCAGACCTGTTCCTGCTATTGCTTCCACCAACGGAACAGGCATTATTGTTTCGGCAGCAGCTCCCTCTAATGGTCAGGCTGTGGAATTTGCAGTAAACACCACCGGCAGTGCACCTGCAGAAAGTGATTGGGTAACGGGTGCATTGAAGGAAGGGATTTATACCGCGTTATTGACAAAAACCGGCACAGACGAATATTACATATTTGCGCGTGCCGCAAAAAATGTACAATACCCTTTTGTGGGAACTCATACAAGAGTGAAAGTAGTGTATCTTAACGACAGTCAATCGGTAGCGGATGCAGCGGCTAAACTGACCTGGGACTCGATCAGAGGTATGAATACCTTGCAGACCGAGGTGAGAACGGATTTGAATCTGCCGACAGCAGGTGCGAACGATACTGTTATCAAGTGGTCAGTTGCGGCAGAGGCAGAGGGCATTATAAGTCCTGCTACAGGCAAGGTAACTCGTGACCCGGCTGAGGATAAAGATGTGACCCTTACGGCGACTATATCAAAAGGTACTGCAGCACCTGTTAAGGTTAACTTCAACCTGACTATAGCCGCAAAGACGAATGAACAAGCGGCTGTTTTCATTGATTTCAACGATCCTGCCACCTATGAGAAAACTGAAAAAATTGGAAGCGGATTCGGTGACGGTGGAGACCCGTTGGGTCCATACCCGGGACTTCAGGGCAATGGAATAGGGATTAGCCTCGTTGGTGACAGCAATACCCAAGTGACCGAAAACACACCGGCGCAAGGCGGCGGAGTAAAAGGCATGAAGATTGGAAACTATATGTATGTAATTGTAGATGACTCTAATCTCAAGCGGACAAACAAGGTCGAATTGGAAGTTACATATTGGAGACCAAGTGCAACAAACGGCATTTCCTTGCAATACAATACTATATATGCGGGTAATATTTCCGGATTGGAAGCCTATAGATCAGCCAGCATTCCTGCGACGGGAAGCGGCAGCAACTGGGTAACGTCGAAAACTACGCTTAGCGGTGCCAATTTTGCAATAGGGGCGCAAAACCAAGGTGCTCATATTCGTTTTAGCACCGCTGATGCGATTATCCGCAGTATACGTATAACAGAAATCTCTCCGACGAATGAAGAAGCGGTACAGCTTGCTTCGGACTCGCTGACGTGGGATGCTATTAAGGGAACAAACGCCAAGCAAAATCTGGTTGAGACGGATTTGACCCTTGCTAAAACCGGTTGGTATAGAACGAATATCAACTGGACCTCCACTGATGATACGGTAATAGACAGTGATACCGGTAAGGTAACCCGCAAAGAACTTAATGCGAATGTAACTCTAAAGGCTATAATTAGCAAAGGCTCAGTACAACCTGCGGAGAAAACATTCAATATCGTTGTCCGCGGAACCGGAACCGGAACTGACGAGAATGCGGTAGATACTACTCTTAGCAAGCTGACATGGGACTCCATAAAAGGTGTAAATGCTTCTGAAGCCAATGGTGGCATGAGTAACGTAACGACAAACCTAGTTCTTCCTTCCGTGGGTGAAAACATGACGGATATTTCCTGGGACACCAGTGATGCCACTCTCGTGACAGCTACAGGCATTATACCCACAAGTCGTCCGGACAATGGTGGTGTTGTAAAACTTACAGCGACAGTTAAAAGAGGCCCGTTGGCCAATCCGGTAGTCAAGACAAAAACATTTACGCTGACTATTCCGGACAGATACGATTATGCCAAGCATATAAGAAAAGCAATCGATTATAAGAATTCCAAGGATGGGGCAATATCTGATTTTAACGTACTTGCTTTCGGTGCAAAAACCGAAGCTATGGCAGAAGCTGAAGGGCTAAGTGACTTCTGTAATAGGGAAGCTTTCCAGGCTGCAATTGACGCAGCATATTCCGACGGTGGCGGAGTGGTATATATCCCGGCAGGAACATATGCGTTCCGTACTGAAATTGCAAGTACAATAAGTGTTCAAAATGCCAATGGGAATAAGACTTATGAGTATAAGCAAGTTTTGAATTTGAGAGCCGGAGTACAGCTTCGCGGAGAATGGGATAACCCGGATGCAGCAGACTATGACGGTAAAATCGACGGAACTATTCTTGCAGTTTATGCTGGGAAAAACTCGCCAAATTATGATACTTATGTTGATTCAGATGCAAGGGAAGCTCAAACCGGCGGTAAAAAAGTTGCCAATGTATCGGATAGATTTATCGCCATGGAGCAGGGTACTGGCGTAACGAATCTTTCTGTATGGTATCCTGAGCAGGATATTACAGCGAAAACCCGTGTTGAAAAAAGAGGTGAGGACGGGCAGAAGACCGGAGAATATGAGATAATCAACGGAATACCATATCCGTGGACCTTCTTCCAGAGAGAGGGAAACAGTGCAACCCTTGATAATGTCACTCTTGTAAATGCCTGGGGCGGGTTCATTTCACTTCCCAGCGAGATGCACTATGTATTAAACAGTAATATGACGGCTTTGTATAAAGGTATTGTGGTACATACCTGCACGGATATCGGACGCATTGAGAACGTCAATATAAACCCGAAATACTGGGCTGATTCAGGTCTGCCTGGCGCACCAAAACCCGCAGATGCAAAAGCATATACAAGATTAAATGCCGTAGGGTTTATGATGCACCGCTCTGACTGGGAATATGTGTCGGGTTTACATGTTTCAGGTTATAAGATGGGCATGTGGATAGGCAGAGAACCCGGTGGTGACGAAGCTCCAAATGCACAATTCTATGGGCTAAAGACAGAGGACTGCGGAACAGGTATATATGTTGATAATGTTAACAATTTTGGTCTGCTCTTCTCGAATTCCCAATTTGCAGGTGACAAAGCAGTAGAAGTCGGCGAACGCTTTAATGCATCCATTCAGTTCAATGGAGTCCAATTTGCAGGTCCGATCGTAAGCAATGCCAGGGGAGGAGTTATTTCCTTTGAGGATTGTACCTTTGATAAAGGCGGCAGCAGCTACGCGTTGAATTTCCTTAACAAAGGAACTGCGCTAGTCACTCAGAGCAATTTTATACAGCAAAACAAACATGTAAAACTTGCAGAGGGCTTCGGAACATTCAAATCTGTAAATTCCGGTTATAATCTGAACATAAACACTGATAACCTTGCCGCTCACCTTGACAGTTTACCTCTTGATATTGATAGAGGCGGAACCAATACTGTGGTGCAGATAGTGAATGACCCGGGATATCTATTTGATCCAATTCCGAAAGATGTAAAAACTGATATTGATTTACACCCGAAAGCAGCTACCGATGTTGTGCTAAGACTTGACTTCCCTCGTTCGCTGACTGGAAATGTACCTACTGCGGATATATCTGCAAGGCTGCAGGACGCACTTAATTATGTAAAGGAAAATTACGGAGGCGGTACGGTATATTTGCCTGGAGGACGATATAGGCTTAATAATCCTGTCATAATCCCTGAAGGGGTTGAACTTAGAGGTACTTGGGATGTGCAGCACCATACCCAGGGTGGCGGTACCGCAATCTTCACCTCTTACACCGGCGGTTCCCAGGGAAAAGACGGCGCGTCTCTTATACAGCTTAATGCAAACGCAGGAATCAGAGGACTTAGCATCGCGCAGCTGAACCTAAATGTTTCTTCTACCCCTACGGAAATCCCGTTCTTGGTGCAAGGACAAGGTACAGGCGTGTATGTTATCAATTTGACGATCCCGATTGGAGACAAAGGAATAGATCTTGCTTCTTATAAAACCGATCGCCATTATGTGGATTATTTGGGCGGTACACTCTTGCGAGCCGGTATTTGGGTAGGGGGCGGTGCTGTGGGCGGTTTTATAAGAAATATGCAATTTAATCCGCATTATGCATTAAGACGTCCTGCCGGACAGGGTTATCCGGAACCTAGCGGTGATTTGTATGCATATGTGCAGGGCAATTGTAGTGCTCTTAAATTTGCTGACGTGGAAGATGAGACGATCTTCAACAATTTCGTCTATGGTTCTGTATATGGAATACATTTCTTAAAGAGGGATCTGGGTAATGGCCAATATGCATATCCTGGAAAAATAACGATGATAGGTCACGGTTCTGACGGCTGCACATATGCCTTATATGTTGAGGACGCAGATGAGAAAACCAAAATTATGGCTATTAACTCTGAATTAGTTAATACAAACATCTCTACACAGCCTGATAGAGCTTATGTAAGAATGGGTGATGCAGCAGGTACTGCTAAAATAGACGCCAATTCTGAGCTGGTATTATATAATAGTGCATTCTGGGGAAGTCCTACTACAGCTGGGGCATTGGTAAACAAAGGTATTGTCCGTTTCCAGCAGGCAAACTTTACTCAGTTGCCAGGCAATAACCCGGGCATAGATGTTTATGGTGGTAAAGCATATGTATTCTCTTCTTACTTCCAACCGACTAAGAACGGACAGAACAACAATGTATACGCAATGCTGCGTGACGAAGGTACATCAATAGAACTAAGCAACAATTATTACTCCTCCAGCCTCATGACCAAAGCACCGGATAGCAATCCATACGGAATTTACGGAGCAGATTTGATGGCGGCACCCTTTGTGTTCAACTTTAACAAAACTGATGTAGGTTATAAGCTTGAATTCAAATATAATGTGGTAGGGAAAAAATCCGCACCGGGAAAAATGACGATATCATCACCTTCGAAATATGCAGGGATTTTCTCTCCAATAGCCTTTGATGCCCTTGCGACAGGACAATCCGTAACTGTAGATTTACCGAAATATGTTGCGGGTCTGATAACTTTCGAAATCCGCCTTGATAACGGAATGGCGTACACTTATACTACAAAAATAGATGAGGCATATGCAGAAAAGGTAAGCTCAAACGATGGTAATAATCCGGCTAAGAACTCATCAACTCCGGCATTTGTGATGGATACAAAGGACTATGTGACAATGGGAACAGTAGATGGTCCGCAGGATCTTAGTGCAGAAGCTCGCTATGCCTGGGATGATCAGAATTTATACGCATATATAACGGTTAGTGATGATGTTCATAATAATAGCCAGACAGGCGGAGATATATGGAAAGAAGATTGTCTGCAGTTTGGAGTTGATCTGACTAATCCGGCAACCAACAGCAATACCCGTAATGAGCTGGGATTCGCCCTTAATAACGCAGGAAAGACTGTAGTATATGCTTGGGCACGTCCTACAGGCAATAGCGCACCAACTGCTCCGATAACGGACATCAAGGCAAAGATCACCAGGGATGAAAAGGCTAAAACAACTACCTACGACTTAACAATACCGTTTAATACCGTTATGAAGGAACCTTCGGCAGCGATTGGAAAAGGAAGAATCGGCGTATCGATTATGCTTAATGAGTCTGACAGTCCAGCTGAATCCGATGGCGGGAGATCTACCTTTGAGGTTGAAAGCGGACAATTAAAGAATTCAACTTTATTCACAAACTTGTATTTGATGAAGAAAGGTGAATATAGCGAGATAATTGAAACTGCTGCCCGGGCAGCTGTTAAGAAAGCTCTTGAGACAAAAACGTCTGCAGATATCGCCGTAGCACGCAATTATGTTTCTATAATGACTGAAGGCCAAGCCAAGAATGAACTGGCTGCATTGTTAGGGCCTGTAGATTCTACACCACCAACTACGCCGCCGACTACACCAACAACTACGCCAATACCTGCACCTATTCCAGTGATTACATATAATGAGGATTTGTCAACTGTATCCACAGAAGTAACAGCAACAGGTGAAACAGCTCGGGTGGATGCTGCTACAATCGCTGCATTATGTAGTAATGCAGTTCAGAAAAAGGCTAAAGTAATAGAGCTTAATGTGAATGCTCCTGATGGTGTGAAGGAAGTTAAGGTTGAATTCAATCGTGATGCTTTCAAACAGTTAGCGAGCTCTTCGAAGGCAGGTGTAAAGATTGATGCCAAAATTGCTTCGGTAGCTTTTGATGATAAAGCGGTGGATTCCATTAGCAGCGCTGCTACCTCGGGAGATATTATAGTAGCTGTAAAAGAAGTAGATAAGTCAACACTGACAGCAGCAGCTCGAAGCAAGATTGGTAATCACCCGGTATATAATTTTACTGTTACAGCGGGCAATAAGATAATATCAGCTTTTGGCAGCGGCAAAGCAGAATGCAGAATACCGTATACCTTAAAGTCAGGAGAGAATAAGAATTCTATTGTTGTATATTACATCGATAATTCCGGAAAACTCATCACAGTAAATGGGAAATACGATGAGGCAACCGGAACTGTGAAGTTTACAGTAAAGCATTTCTCCAACTATGCAATTGCATATAATAAAGTGAATATCAATGATATCGATAGTAATAACAGCTATTACAATGCAGCCGAATACTTATCTGCAAGAGGTGTAATGAATGTAACAAACGGTAAGTTCTCGCCAGGGAAGAAATTAAGCAAGGCAGATTTTGTCATGGTAGTGATGAAGGCTTACGGAATTATACCGGATACTAAGATAACCAATAACTTTAGCGATGCAGGCAATAAGTATTACTCTTCTTATCTTGCAACAGCCAGGAGGTTAGGATTTATTAAAGGTTCCAGCAATAATACCTTCCAGCCGGAAGCAGTGATTACAAAGAAGGAAATGTTGGTTATTATCAACCGTGTGCTCAAATATCAAGGAGAAGCTGCAATTGGAAATCCTGAGATATTGTCTGCACATGGAAAGAAGCTGAATGACAAATCAAGTATAACCAGAGGGGATGCTGCGAAGCTGCTCTATGGGTTATTAACAAAATAG
- a CDS encoding GerW family sporulation protein, whose amino-acid sequence MADNNFNNTVESLFKGMDSFITTKTVVGDAVKFEDGTVILPLVDVSFGVAAGAFAKDNTINNAGGGMGGKITPSAVLVIQNGSARLVNVKNQDSVTKILDMVPDVINKFKKDKDKTEKPEDVSDKVEEALKRQSSHVE is encoded by the coding sequence ATGGCGGATAATAATTTTAATAACACTGTAGAGTCATTATTTAAGGGTATGGACAGTTTTATTACTACGAAAACAGTAGTTGGCGATGCTGTAAAGTTTGAAGATGGTACGGTCATTCTGCCTTTGGTTGATGTAAGCTTTGGCGTAGCCGCAGGTGCGTTTGCAAAGGACAATACGATAAATAATGCCGGCGGAGGTATGGGAGGTAAGATAACTCCCAGTGCAGTACTGGTGATTCAAAATGGATCTGCCCGCCTGGTAAATGTAAAGAACCAGGACAGTGTAACTAAGATTCTGGATATGGTACCGGATGTCATAAATAAGTTCAAAAAAGATAAGGATAAGACAGAGAAGCCGGAAGATGTGTCTGATAAGGTGGAGGAAGCCTTAAAGAGACAATCAAGTCACGTAGAGTAA
- a CDS encoding DUF2953 domain-containing protein, protein MIHIVLLVLKIIGIILASVLGLLIALLLIVLFAPIRYKLKAEYEEAFEASAKITWLLRIISFTAEYGNDSVAASESETSYEETDGSTNFRMRLKIFGRIIFDSSKVKEDSEEKKGLFAGRGKKRRKSKEQAQENKVSVLTAEPASVDSKKVQVEEKSVTNERTETARIAKSEAEAVPGLEEGSNSTTIEQQVKTEIQVKSEVIGELDISKATESSTKAEEPIEKKKGLFHFIRKAGDSIRNFWGKMKAFVSNLKEKIEGLTSNVSKLYSKYQLIRLFFQDDKNKLGFQYGFRSIKGILRHVRPKKVQAYIEFGTGDPCSTGQILGVAAAFMGLYKNSVQIIPDFEEEVIKGNFYCRGRIQTFIFLIIGVKLILNRDIKNLIKNFQTLKEEF, encoded by the coding sequence ATGATCCATATTGTCTTACTGGTTTTAAAAATAATAGGGATAATTCTTGCTTCTGTCTTGGGATTACTGATAGCACTCTTATTAATAGTATTGTTTGCACCCATTCGGTACAAGTTGAAGGCAGAATATGAAGAGGCTTTTGAAGCTTCGGCAAAAATTACCTGGCTTTTACGGATAATAAGTTTTACAGCTGAATATGGTAATGATAGTGTAGCAGCTTCCGAATCGGAGACGTCTTACGAAGAAACAGACGGAAGTACAAATTTCCGAATGAGATTAAAGATTTTTGGAAGAATAATATTTGATAGTTCAAAAGTAAAAGAAGATTCAGAAGAAAAAAAAGGATTGTTTGCAGGAAGAGGTAAGAAACGCAGAAAATCCAAGGAACAAGCCCAAGAGAACAAAGTATCAGTATTAACGGCAGAACCTGCCAGCGTAGACAGTAAGAAGGTTCAGGTTGAAGAAAAGTCTGTAACAAATGAAAGAACAGAGACAGCCAGAATTGCGAAATCTGAGGCAGAAGCAGTGCCGGGCCTAGAAGAAGGAAGTAATAGTACAACTATAGAACAGCAGGTAAAAACTGAGATTCAAGTGAAAAGTGAAGTAATTGGAGAACTTGACATTTCGAAAGCTACTGAAAGTTCAACAAAGGCTGAAGAACCTATAGAAAAGAAAAAAGGGCTCTTTCATTTTATTCGTAAGGCTGGAGATTCCATCAGAAATTTCTGGGGTAAAATGAAGGCTTTTGTTTCTAACTTAAAAGAAAAAATAGAAGGTTTGACCTCTAATGTATCTAAACTTTACAGTAAATATCAGTTGATTCGATTGTTCTTCCAGGATGATAAGAATAAACTTGGATTTCAATATGGTTTTCGCAGTATAAAAGGAATATTAAGGCATGTAAGACCAAAAAAAGTGCAGGCTTATATTGAGTTTGGTACCGGAGACCCTTGTTCAACCGGACAGATTCTTGGTGTGGCGGCAGCCTTTATGGGATTATACAAAAATTCGGTTCAGATAATCCCGGATTTTGAAGAAGAAGTAATAAAGGGTAATTTTTATTGCAGAGGAAGAATTCAGACATTCATTTTTCTTATAATAGGAGTTAAATTAATACTTAACCGGGATATTAAGAATCTGATTAAAAACTTTCAAACATTGAAGGAGGAGTTCTAA
- a CDS encoding alpha/beta hydrolase → MALLHVDFFSGVLGMSMQMDVILPQQTNGQIGMEEKGVQGKIPTLYLLHGMSDDHTIWQRRTSIERYVSDLGIAVVMPTTHLGWYTDMAWGNRYWTFISKELPEICRSFFANLSDRREDTYAAGLSMGGYGALKLGLSASETFGMAASLSGAMDVREIGKSLDDEDGKHYWQSIFGPADMVVNSSNDLFAEAVRLKESGKPLPKLYMWCGTEDFLYEQNVDMKEHLTKLGYDLTYEESPGDHQWKYWDEKIQSVLDWIMKNRNSGL, encoded by the coding sequence ATGGCTTTATTACATGTTGATTTTTTTTCAGGTGTATTAGGTATGAGTATGCAGATGGATGTAATTCTACCCCAGCAGACAAACGGGCAGATTGGTATGGAGGAAAAAGGGGTACAAGGCAAGATTCCTACTCTTTATCTTCTTCACGGAATGAGTGATGACCATACTATCTGGCAGAGAAGAACTTCAATAGAACGTTATGTCAGCGACTTAGGGATAGCTGTTGTTATGCCTACCACCCATCTTGGCTGGTATACAGATATGGCCTGGGGCAACCGTTACTGGACTTTTATATCAAAGGAGCTGCCGGAAATCTGCCGGTCTTTTTTTGCGAATCTGTCTGATAGAAGAGAAGATACATATGCAGCGGGATTGTCCATGGGTGGTTATGGTGCGTTAAAACTTGGACTTTCTGCTTCAGAGACTTTTGGTATGGCGGCCTCTCTTTCCGGCGCAATGGATGTCAGAGAAATTGGAAAATCTCTAGATGATGAAGATGGCAAACATTATTGGCAGAGTATCTTTGGTCCTGCTGATATGGTGGTTAACAGCAGTAATGATTTATTTGCAGAGGCTGTCAGATTAAAAGAATCCGGTAAACCACTTCCGAAGCTTTATATGTGGTGCGGTACGGAAGATTTCCTATATGAGCAGAATGTAGACATGAAAGAGCACCTTACAAAGCTAGGATACGACCTGACCTATGAAGAATCACCGGGAGATCATCAGTGGAAGTACTGGGATGAGAAGATTCAAAGTGTTTTAGATTGGATTATGAAAAACAGAAATAGCGGACTTTAG